The following coding sequences are from one Alosa alosa isolate M-15738 ecotype Scorff River chromosome 13, AALO_Geno_1.1, whole genome shotgun sequence window:
- the rxrbb gene encoding retinoic acid receptor RXR-beta-B isoform X2: protein MSSHPHTTAADSSPVSSLDSPLSVTSSSLGSPGGPATPSASCGPLSNPEINSSVSISGLHAVSSSDDVKPPFGLKSLSGHSPGPMLSQKRMCVICGDRSSGKHYGVHSCEGCKGFFKRTVRKDLSYTCRDNKDCVVDKRQRNRCQYCRYQKCLATGMKREAVQEERQRSREREGELEYSRAVNEEMPVEQILEAEMAAERKTAHTDGSGTGSASDPVTNICHAADKQLYALVEWAKRIPHFSELPLDDQVILLRAGWNELLIASFSHRSVGVKDGILLATDLHVSRETAHTAGVETIFDRESAHSAEVGAILDRVLTELVSKMRDMQMDKTELGCLRAIVLFNPDAKGLTSTSEVELLRERVYASLEAYCKQKYPEQQGRPAKSSPQPGTGSRTGCWRPLVY, encoded by the exons ATGAGCTCCCACCCGCATACCACTGCGGCAGACAGCAGCCCTGTCAGCTCCCTGGATTCTCCCCTCTCTGTTACAAGTTCATCACTTGGCTCACCTGGTGGCCCAGCAACACCTTCAGCAAGCTGTGGACCCTTAAGTAACCCTGAG ATAAACTCTTCAGTGTCCATCTCAGGGCTGCATGCAGTAAGCAGCTCTGATGATGTTAAGCCTCCATTTGGCCTAAAGTCTCTGTCAGGCCACAGCCCTGGGCCTATGCTATCCCAGAAACGGATGTGTGTCATCTGTGGGGACCGATCTTCAG GCAAACACTATGGGGTGCACAGCTGTGAGGGATGTAAGGGCTTTTTCAAGCGCACTGTTCGAAAGGACCTGAGCTACACCTGCCGGGACAACAAGGATTGTGTGGTGGACAAGCGTCAGCGCAACCGCTGCCAGTACTGCCGCTACCAGAAGTGCCTGGCCACGGGCATGAAGAGAGAAG CTGTCCAGGAGGAGAGGCAGCGCAGTAGGGAGCGGGAGGGGGAGCTGGAGTACAGCCGCGCCGTCAACGAGGAGATGCCGGTAGAACAGATTTTAGAGGCTGAGATGGCAGCCGAACGCAAGACGGCTCACACCGACGGCTCAGGTACCGGCTCG GCCAGCGATCCGGTCACCAACATCTGCCACGCTGCAGACAAGCAGCTCTACGCTCTTGTGGAGTGGGCCAAGAGGATCCCCCACTTCTCCGAGCTCCCTCTGGATGACCAGGTCATCCTGCTGCGTGCAG GATGGAATGAGCTTCTGATAGCTTCCTTCTCTCATCGCTCTGTTGGGGTGAAGGATGGTATTCTCTTGGCTACTGATCTGCATGTATCCAGAGAAACAGCTCACACTGCGGGGGTGGAGACCATCTTTGACAG GGAGAGTGCCCACAGTGCAGAAGTGGGAGCCATACTTGACCG TGTGCTGACAGAGTTAGTCAGTAAGATGCGAGATATGCAAATGGACAAAACTGAGCTTGGCTGTCTCCGGGCAATCGTCCTCTTTAACCCAG ATGCTAAAGGCCTGACCAGCACGAGTGAGGTTGAGCTCCTCAGGGAGAGGGTGTATGCATCACTAGAGGCCTACTGCAAGCAGAAGTACCCTGAGCAACAGGGCAG ACCGGCTAAGTCCAGCCCACAGCCCGGCACCGGTTCGCGGACCGGGTGTTGGAGACCCCTGGTCTATTAG